In Actinoplanes derwentensis, the following proteins share a genomic window:
- a CDS encoding transposase: protein MLDAGYEAPRIAWLLRDLPIEILGRTRSDRVLRRATPARVYHPEGSRPARHGGEFVFGDSATWDTEQTVTHTDTRLYGQTRALAQDLRRPWERPVPPERLTPGPGAAGDPRWPPARPINDRPLQEGHQPASYGMKNKLRAGGSGVAGTLARVNVRREVWGVPEKGQGLVLKVLR from the coding sequence GTGCTCGACGCCGGCTACGAGGCCCCGCGCATCGCCTGGCTGCTGCGTGACCTACCGATCGAGATCCTCGGCCGGACGCGCTCCGACCGGGTGCTGCGCCGAGCGACCCCGGCCCGCGTCTACCACCCCGAGGGCAGTCGGCCCGCCAGACACGGCGGCGAGTTCGTCTTCGGCGACTCCGCCACCTGGGACACCGAGCAGACGGTCACGCACACCGACACCCGGCTTTACGGCCAGACCCGAGCGCTCGCCCAGGACCTGCGCCGGCCGTGGGAACGCCCGGTGCCGCCGGAGCGGCTCACCCCGGGCCCGGGTGCGGCGGGGGACCCACGCTGGCCACCGGCCAGGCCCATCAACGACCGGCCACTACAAGAAGGGCACCAACCCGCGTCGTACGGGATGAAGAACAAGCTAAGAGCAGGTGGGTCCGGCGTCGCGGGGACTCTCGCGAGGGTGAATGTTCGGCGGGAGGTGTGGGGCGTACCGGAGAAGGGTCAGGGTTTGGTTTTGAAGGTGCTCCGGTAG
- a CDS encoding NADP-dependent oxidoreductase, with protein MKSIIVRASGGTDVLELADSPSPEPGVRQVRVKVVASSLNPIDLSARAGRLTAGGLMPPMSQYGLGWDVAGHVDALGPRATRFHVGDPVIGLRDLLFAGGTHAEYVVLDESALAPAPASVPLTHAATLPLNALTADRALDLAGVKAGQTLLVTGASGGVGGFALELAKLRGVRTIALARPSDADRVRAIASQVVTSSDDLGPAVRRIVPGGVDAVIDAAVLGITAHQALRSAGTFVALVAPFAPPPIRGTRVVVQEVFADGGRLAELARLVDDGTLTLRVAHTFPLTQAREAHELLEKGGIGGRIILTP; from the coding sequence ATGAAGTCAATCATTGTCCGCGCCTCCGGCGGCACCGACGTTCTCGAACTGGCCGATTCACCGAGCCCCGAACCCGGCGTCCGGCAGGTCCGGGTGAAGGTCGTGGCATCCTCGCTCAACCCCATCGATCTGTCCGCCCGGGCCGGTCGCCTCACCGCCGGCGGGCTCATGCCACCGATGAGCCAGTACGGCCTTGGCTGGGACGTAGCCGGGCACGTCGACGCCCTCGGGCCCAGGGCAACCCGGTTCCACGTCGGCGATCCGGTGATCGGACTGCGGGATCTGCTGTTCGCCGGCGGCACGCACGCGGAGTATGTGGTGCTGGACGAGTCGGCTCTTGCTCCCGCGCCGGCATCGGTCCCGCTCACCCATGCGGCCACGCTGCCGCTGAACGCGCTGACGGCCGATCGCGCTCTCGACCTGGCCGGCGTCAAAGCAGGGCAGACTCTGCTGGTCACCGGCGCATCTGGCGGAGTCGGCGGATTCGCCCTCGAACTGGCGAAGCTGCGGGGAGTACGCACCATAGCCCTAGCTCGTCCCAGCGACGCCGACCGCGTCCGGGCGATCGCCTCGCAGGTCGTGACGTCCTCCGATGACCTCGGTCCCGCCGTACGCCGAATCGTTCCCGGGGGCGTGGACGCCGTGATCGACGCCGCGGTCCTCGGCATCACGGCCCACCAGGCGCTGCGCAGCGCTGGCACCTTCGTGGCGCTCGTCGCTCCCTTCGCTCCGCCGCCGATTCGCGGCACTCGCGTCGTCGTTCAGGAGGTCTTCGCCGACGGAGGGCGTCTGGCCGAACTGGCGAGGTTGGTAGACGACGGCACGCTCACCCTGCGCGTCGCACACACGTTCCCGCTCACTCAAGCGCGCGAGGCACACGAGCTTCTGGAGAAAGGCGGCATCGGCGGCCGCATCATCCTCACCCCCTGA
- a CDS encoding winged helix-turn-helix transcriptional regulator, whose protein sequence is MATMSAGHKREISKQDYNANLAECAGHEVLSALSDKWLTLVVSALADGPLRHSELARIIAGASQKMLTQTLRKLERDGLVVRTVTASVPPRVDYELTALGHGLLPIQRSIKTWAETHIDAIHKARVRYDANGD, encoded by the coding sequence ATGGCAACGATGAGCGCCGGGCACAAGCGCGAGATCAGCAAACAGGACTACAACGCTAACCTCGCCGAATGCGCCGGTCACGAGGTGCTCTCGGCGTTGAGTGACAAATGGCTGACTCTCGTCGTCAGTGCCCTGGCGGACGGACCCTTACGGCACAGCGAACTCGCCCGGATCATCGCCGGCGCCAGCCAGAAGATGCTCACTCAGACACTGCGGAAGCTGGAACGCGACGGCCTGGTCGTCCGCACGGTGACCGCTTCGGTCCCGCCCCGCGTGGACTACGAACTCACGGCGCTCGGGCACGGCCTCCTGCCGATCCAGCGGTCCATCAAAACCTGGGCGGAGACCCACATCGACGCGATCCACAAGGCCCGGGTGCGCTACGACGCCAACGGCGACTGA